A single genomic interval of Deltaproteobacteria bacterium harbors:
- a CDS encoding IPT/TIG domain-containing protein, whose protein sequence is MQRAALIIAAWILPLTASFAQSEGGAGAKRKGPESPEAKWQVRKAPTVERIEPRSAGPGAVVELVGQNFDEATTVRFNGRPLRPIFRSATRIRVRLPTTAVSDRFVVAKPGFDELTTEPAFEVVRAPAIARFTPQRGDPGISVTIEGKNFLSSDHVVLGTVELKVRSAQPERLVVVLPREVQSARFGVKRGDKIAAWSTETFQVSLPPPVITKVEPVRGGPGTVVTVTGRHFDSADRLELAGKPLLVKRRTASSMEAVIGQHASGAIVLRGADGRHAEATARFTVARPPVVTGFSPESGPPGTRVTISGAGFLAGDEALIGDALLTVRKVTDEQLVAEVPEGVSSGRLAVRRGEKIVAARGRFVVAHPPAVKAYSPTGGPPGTTVTLEGTDLTADAQVLLAGQKLKVLRRRIPTAIVAKLPEDARTGTLVVVSRSGTWSSTTTFEVAQFPTLSAVVPLKGTAGSRIALSGQNFHKGMGVRLGEAEARVLSVSATKAVVELPAEASTGRLALVSRGRTIASAVTFTVEERPAELAFTFAPAVAKRGAEVTLTLTPPRYEVAVFFDDRPLPRRVLQGGKTVIITVPSDARTGQLEVEYNGRRYKADRPLKVR, encoded by the coding sequence ATGCAGCGCGCAGCGTTGATCATCGCCGCCTGGATCCTTCCCCTGACCGCCTCGTTCGCGCAGAGCGAAGGCGGCGCCGGCGCGAAGCGCAAGGGTCCGGAGAGCCCCGAGGCGAAGTGGCAGGTACGCAAAGCCCCGACGGTGGAGCGCATCGAGCCACGCTCGGCCGGCCCTGGCGCCGTGGTGGAGCTCGTCGGGCAGAACTTCGACGAGGCCACCACCGTCCGCTTCAACGGCCGCCCGCTTCGCCCGATCTTCCGCTCCGCAACCCGGATCAGGGTCCGCCTCCCGACCACCGCCGTCAGCGACCGGTTCGTCGTCGCGAAGCCGGGGTTCGACGAGCTCACCACGGAGCCCGCCTTCGAGGTGGTGCGGGCTCCCGCGATCGCGCGCTTCACGCCGCAGCGCGGGGACCCGGGGATCTCCGTCACGATCGAGGGGAAGAATTTCCTGTCGAGCGACCACGTGGTCCTCGGGACCGTCGAGCTCAAGGTGCGGTCGGCACAACCCGAGCGGCTCGTCGTCGTGTTGCCGCGCGAGGTGCAGTCCGCCCGCTTCGGCGTGAAGCGCGGAGACAAGATCGCGGCCTGGTCGACGGAGACCTTCCAGGTCAGCCTGCCCCCCCCGGTCATCACGAAGGTGGAGCCCGTACGCGGGGGCCCCGGCACCGTCGTCACCGTGACGGGCCGCCACTTCGACAGCGCGGACCGGCTCGAGCTCGCGGGCAAGCCGCTCCTCGTGAAACGACGCACGGCGAGCTCGATGGAGGCGGTGATCGGCCAGCACGCCTCGGGCGCGATCGTCCTGCGCGGAGCCGACGGCCGGCACGCCGAAGCCACGGCCCGCTTCACGGTCGCACGTCCGCCGGTGGTAACCGGCTTCTCTCCCGAGTCCGGGCCGCCCGGAACGCGCGTGACGATCTCGGGCGCTGGGTTTCTGGCGGGGGACGAGGCGCTGATCGGCGACGCGCTTCTCACCGTCCGCAAGGTCACCGACGAACAGCTCGTGGCGGAGGTGCCGGAGGGGGTCTCCTCCGGCCGCCTGGCCGTGCGCCGCGGTGAAAAGATCGTCGCAGCCCGGGGGCGCTTCGTGGTGGCGCATCCTCCCGCGGTGAAGGCCTATAGTCCGACCGGCGGCCCGCCCGGCACGACCGTCACTCTGGAGGGCACCGATCTGACGGCTGACGCGCAGGTACTGCTCGCGGGCCAGAAGCTCAAGGTGCTCCGGCGGCGCATCCCGACCGCCATCGTGGCCAAGCTCCCCGAGGACGCGCGCACGGGCACGCTCGTGGTCGTGAGCCGCTCCGGGACCTGGTCGAGCACGACCACCTTCGAGGTGGCCCAGTTCCCCACTCTCTCGGCGGTGGTGCCGCTGAAGGGAACGGCGGGCTCGCGGATCGCGCTCTCCGGTCAGAACTTCCACAAGGGAATGGGGGTGCGGCTCGGCGAAGCGGAGGCACGCGTGCTGTCCGTGAGCGCGACGAAGGCCGTCGTGGAGTTGCCGGCCGAAGCGAGCACTGGCCGGCTGGCGCTGGTGAGCCGAGGCCGCACGATCGCGAGCGCCGTCACCTTCACGGTCGAAGAGCGCCCGGCGGAGCTGGCGTTCACCTTCGCTCCCGCCGTCGCGAAGCGCGGGGCCGAGGTCACGCTCACGCTGACGCCCCCGCGCTACGAAGTAGCGGTCTTCTTCGACGACCGTCCGCTCCCCCGGCGCGTGCTCCAAGGGGGAAAGACCGTGATCATCACGGTGCCGAGCGACGCGCGAACCGGGCAGCTCGAGGTGGAGTACAACGGCCGGCGCTACAAGGCAGACCGACCGCTCAAGGTGCGATGA